From a single Phocoena sinus isolate mPhoSin1 chromosome 1, mPhoSin1.pri, whole genome shotgun sequence genomic region:
- the PTGER3 gene encoding prostaglandin E2 receptor EP3 subtype isoform X2, giving the protein MKETRGHASSPFCTRLNHSYPGIWAPERSAEARSNLTRPAGPGEDFGSVSVAFPMTMLITGFVGNALAMLLVSQSYRRRESKRKKSFLLCIGWLALTDLVGQLLTSPVVIVLYLSHQRWEQLDPSGRLCTFFGLIMTVFGLSSLFIASAMAVERALATRAPHWYASHMKTSSTRAVLLGVWLAVLAFALLPVLGVGQYTIQWPGTWCFINTGAGGNGTSPSHNRGNIFFASSFAFLGLSALAVTFACNLATIKALVSRCRAKATASQSSAQWGRITTETAIQLMGIMCVLSVCWSPLLIRHHTNNYASSSTSLPHQCSSTLMWSDHLER; this is encoded by the coding sequence ATGAAGGAGACGCGGGGCCATGCGAGTTCCCCTTTCTGCACGCGCCTCAACCACTCCTACCCCGGCATCTGGGCGCCGGAGCGCTCCGCTGAGGCGCGGAGCAACCTAACGCGTCCCGCGGGGCCCGGCGAGGATTTCGGCTCAGTGTCTGTAGCCTTCCCGATGACCATGCTGATCACTGGCTTCGTGGGCAACGCGTTGGCCATGCTGCTCGTGTCTCAGAGCTACCGGCGCCGGGAGAGCAAGCGCAAGAAGTCGTTCCTGCTATGCATCGGCTGGCTGGCGCTCACCGACCTGGTCGGGCAGCTGCTCACCAGCCCGGTGGTCATCGTCCTGTACCTGTCCCACCAGCGCTGGGAGCAGCTCGACCCGTCTGGGAGGCTGTGCACCTTCTTCGGACTCATCATGACCGTCTTTGGGCTCTCTTCGCTCTTCATCGCCAGCGCCATGGCCGTCGAGCGGGCGCTGGCCACCCGGGCGCCGCACTGGTACGCGAGCCACATGAAGACGAGCTCCACCCGCGCCGTGCTGCTCGGCGTGTGGCTGGCGGTGCTCGCCTTCGCCCTACTGCCGGTGCTGGGCGTGGGTCAGTACACCATCCAGTGGCCCGGGACGTGGTGCTTCATTAACACCGGGGCAGGGGGCAATGGGACTAGCCCTTCGCACAACCGGGGCAACATTTTCTTCGCTTCCTCCTTTGCTTTCCTGGGGCTGTCAGCGCTGGCAGTCACCTTCGCCTGCAACTTGGCCACCATTAAGGCCCTAGTGTCCCGCTGCCGGGCCAAGGCCACGGCGTCGCAGTCCAGCGCCCAGTGGGGCCGGATCACGACCGAGACGGCTATCCAGCTCATGGGGATCATGTGCGTGCTGTCGGTCTGCTGGTCGCCGTTGCTG